The genomic stretch caattttcacaaaaatgaaaaatcgatTTATTCGTTTTCTCAATAATTTCAactaaatgaataaaatgacataccaagttttgatttttatgaaaattgtaaaatttaaagtgttaataataaattttaatgtattaatgTCAAACTAAATGCATAATACAAAACAAACGATGCTAAACGTGCCTTAAACGGGTGTGGTGCTCACAAATGGTGcatatgtagcatatcatttctcACTCCACAcgtatttataatatttaaaatatataaaaaatatcatatcCTAATATAAATTGTGTTCCCGTCCATACCactctttgttgcttttggttTTCTTTTTCTACTAATAGCCTGTTCCAAAGCATTTTTCGGCCTCTTACATAAATGGTATGTAACTCTCCGTTTAGATTTCAAGCCTTTAATGTGACTTTCATTGGTTTCATCATCAACTGCAACATCTCCGTCTTTTGCCTCAATTGTCACATTATTTGCCTTCTCTATCATTCCATCCACATTGTTTTCCATTTTCAAGAGACAATCTAAAGCAGAAGTATAGCTATCTTCACTCTCAGCTGCTTTTATTGCCGCACGCATGAAAGAGTTACACAACTCTTTATACCGctgtttctttcttatttttcatcAATAGTGACAACTCCTACATCAAAACTCTTGATGTTCCACCCTTTGGATGTTTGGTCCATCGCTTTAAGATATATTTATCAGGTATTTGAACAACATTCATAAATGTTAAGATTCTTAGACTATGCGAGCATAAAATACCTGAGAATTTAAACTTCCTACAGTTGCAAAATATGGAATCTTCAATGGAATCATATGTGACTATATGATCATTAGCCCGATGAAATGGTCTGACCTTATATATCACAGAAGTTTCGAGTTGACTCTCACCTTCAATCTTGCTTTCAATTGCCTTCCTCAACTCCTCACTAAACAATGCAAATATCTTATGTGTATATACGACAGTCGCATGCTTCAATATTTCTAATGGAAATGTCATAACAGGAGAACTTTGAGCATTCTTGAAATCTTCTGCCGACTCTTTCTCACGGCGATCATCTATCAACCTTTGAAAATGATGGAACACCTCGACAATATTGTTTTTGTAATTTACATAATGCTTCACAACAGCATTCATGCACTCACTTCGTTGAGTAGAAACCATATCAACACAAAATGTGTTTTTTCCATAACCAGTGCCCATTTTTCTCTTAGAGAAAACATTCTTTTCAACCATTGATTATCTTGCAGGTTGTATTTATCCAACATTCCATTCCATGCATCAAGGAATTCCGATTCTTCTTCGAAGTCGTACACATAACGACTAAAATCAGCTGCAAAGGTGTTCTTGAAACTCGCAAAAACATTGGAAAGATGAATTGTTGCATTCTGAAAAATAAGCCAAACACACAAGCGATGGTAAGTGATTAGCTTTTGACATCGACATGAAGAACTAGTCTAAAACTGTGATAGTTTTATAAATTAGCTTCAAAGATTTTTTAGCAAAATCCATATATTGAGGCAAAGGAACTAGTCTAAAATTGTTTTATTCAAAGTGATAAACTACCTTTTGACAACGACATAAAGCAGCGGCAGATAAAAAATTTGGTTCTTGAGAGGAGAGATGAAAAGGTTTCCCTAATACGTGAAATCTATACGATATGTAAagtttagtttttaattttaatccTCTTTAGTCAATATTAAAGATTGTCCATGTGTCTAATTAATATTGGGGGTAGCATAAGATGCATTATGAGAATTTATACTTTtactcttttatttaattttacaaatagaTTCCACATATCTATTTTTCATTAGTGTATTATGTGGTGGATTAGCTTATGCCTTAGCTGATCCCCTCCAATCTCCGATACCTCACCACACCCATAGCCCATCGCCATAGGCCACCAAACCGACCCGCCTAAAAATTCCAATTtcttaatattttcattttaacttTTCcctttgtttaatttatttagcCAAAGCTTGAATTGGTATTATTACCCTTTCCGACTCCATTTTCTCCCCAAAAAAACTCAACCATGAAGATGAGAAACAAAGGCAAGGTCCACCCcttcacttcatcttcttcttctcctccttccAACACAGACGACGCCTTCcctctcctcaaactcctccccgCCGCCATTCTCACTCTAGtatcctttctctctctagaagaGCGAGAGGTCCTGGCCTACATGCTCACCAGATCCCTCCAATCAACCAACAAGAAGCCCCCCTCCAAGAAGCAGTGCCGCCACAATTCGCCGCCCCTCTTCGACTGCGACTGCTTCCACTGCTACACCAGCTTCTGGTTCCGCTGGGACTCCTCCCCCAACCGCGAGCTCATCCACCAAGCCATCGAAGCCTTCGACGACCACTTGAACTCCGGCGAATCTCTCAACAACTCCCCCAAGACCAAGCGCAGGGACAAATTCGCCCGCCGCAACAAACCCCCAATTCCCTCGCCGCCGCATAATCAAGAAATTCCCATCTCCTCCGCCGCGCCACCGCCCGATGCTGCGGCTGATGTTGATGAATTAGCCCCGGGACTGAGtggggagaaggagaaggagatggAGGAAGACTGTAAGGATGCGGCGCCGCCGTCGCCGGCGGCGAGGACGCATAAAGGTTTGGCTAGGAAGGTGTTGCCGGACGTCATGGGTATATTCAGTTCGCGTTTATGGAGTCTTTGGAGTCCGAATGtgtgagtaaaaaaaattaaaataaattgaaatggGAATTAGAATTTCAAGGGGAAAAAATATAGTTttatcttctttattttttttttctggtggTAGGTTATATTCGAACTCGAATATGCAGCTGTTTTAAAATGTTTCGTGGCCCATCTCTCTCCTCTGAATTATTgcaatttgtttatttttcttatatgtTTCCACTTTCGAATCTTCTTTGTTTATTATAAATGGCATTTTTCGGTGATGAACAATTCGTCCTGTTTTTATTTATCTGCTAAAATAGAGTAATCGCATGATTGTTGGGGTGCATTAACTTCGAAAGTGATATGAGTTCATTATTGCTTTATGaagtgttaattaattaatttttttgctTAGTGAGTGGCTAACGATGATGAGTTGGTGAGATATTTTGTCACATACTGAAATCAATATCTAATGCATATAGTTATTTATTTGCGAATGCGATACTTTAGGATGAATGTGCCAATTGTGACCAAGACAAATTGAGTgcaggaaaaaaaatatatgaatcgGATTGTTGTTGTGTGTTGTAATAGTAGTAATACTAATACTATTGATTATGTTCGATGGTGATAGTATTAACTATACGGTGGTAAAGATGTTTAATGAATAATGCACTTGCAGttgctatatatatatgtacaataAAGTTACCCTGATGAATTTTTTATAACAATTTTACAGGAAAAACTAAAGTAGCTTTTAATTCATATTAAAATGGATTAGTTTGAGTAGGTGTTGAATTATTGGGATTTAGCTTGCCGAATGTCAAGTTTATGCGACTTTTTCTATGCTTTGTTCTGATTCCTGTCTTATCTTATTCCTTTTAGATTGTTCGTATGATACAATTTATTCTACCTTGTGATTGCTTTACTTTTATCTGTATTTTTGGTATGAATCAGAAATTCTTAATAtaacaattaaatcaaaatcaaaattcatgAATTCTAAGTATTTTTATATGGTACTGGTTTTTCATTTATTCGTTTTGATCATATAAATTTagttataattaaaatactcgCTAACTatcaacatttaaaaaaaactggacattttttttatttatagggGACTTGTGAATACTTGAACTCATATTCACAAGACATGAATAACTACTTTCCGTCAAAATAATGGACCCACTGCCAACAACTTTTAGTTAAAATACAATCCATAAATACCCACGCATACAAATATTAGTTATTCAAATTAGGACTTATTGTCCAGAGCAACCCTTACTAATTAAATGTAGTGCCAATAACTATTTAGTACTCATGTGACCATGTACATCCTATTATAATTTGAGGCATTGTTTGAGTTTGTGTATAATTGGAGTAAAATAATTGTTTGATgcgatattttttttaactgTGATGGTTAAATATGGTTTAAGTGAAGATACGGTCAAATATAATACTATgtagattaaatatgtagtttttgtcaaaaaaataaaacGATATAactatgataaaataatactccctccgtccttagAAAATAAGGACATTTGGAATGATAcgagaattaatgcataattgttAAGTAAAAGAGATGGGGATTAGagtaattaaaatagtattagtaGATAATAGAATCCACATTATCATTAGTGTATATTGACGAGTcctaatggtataagttgtagtatataaattaatatatataggtTATGAGTATGACAGAACGTTCCATAAGTAGAAATAGGAAAACTTTAAGGGAccgacgaaaaagaaaatattcttatttttatgagacgaaaagaacaaataaaataaaataacattcacATAAAACAAGAGGGAGGGACTTGCATCTTTTTAAAATAGTTTGTGAAAATTATTATCGTATCTTCGTTTCTCAATGGAGACACGACATTACAACACTTAATTCAAGGAAAAGGGAATTCACATATTGACATAGCAATTAAAATCTCGGAAAAAGTGAAAGCCTCCAAAATAATGTGTTTGTGatccaaataaaatgaaatggtCCCTTCACTTCTGCAACCAAATTTACATTATGTTTGCAACAATAATTTTATACACTGTGTGACTGTGCTTTAATAAGCCTTTACTTTGTTATGTTGTACTTTGTGGGGCCAATCATAATTAAAGTATTTCATGCTTATCTATCCATCGATCCTCTCTCTTTAGTCAATaataattagatttatttgcaataactatatatttatatatatatttcacatAGAACTACTCTAGTCTGGGACTCTGGGTGATGGGAGTAATAACTATAGTATAGTTAAAAGGGGACACTTGatcataaaatattattaaccCGTCACGGAAAAATTCATGTGTGAAGACTGAATGCAGATGAATAGTGATCAATGAAAATACAAATTGGTCGTTACAATTAAACAAATTATCgaatactataattttttttttatctgcaCAGATTATGATTGTTTGAAATGTGTAGTAATTTTTGTGGTAGTTAAAGATTATTGTCAAAACTATTAATTAGTTTGGAATTTTGATTTAAACCTGATTCGGTCAACTCTTCATGATTGAAGATTAGGACTAATTCAGAAACTAAACCAACAaggatttatttgcaattaagtccaacaaaatagtagtattaataaaCCAACATAAAAAGGGAATGTTTATGCATGCAATAAACTGCAGGATTGAATTACCACTTTTTGAACATTACACCATTATTTTTCTATAGGTGAAATGAATCGTAACTAGCTCAAGAGCCACGTAAATTTGTCGCAATATATTTAGCTATCATGAGAGAACGTTGaagtaaattaattatttattaaagtTTATGGAGAAATTACTGAAATCGTGATTTGATGTAATATTAATTGCGTTATCAAATTACTTTCTCTAATCTTAGTTAGTTCATGAATGCTTATTTCACTTTCACTCGATAGGTGGCCAATATTTGACATTAATTCTTAAGATAGCGTATGCCaatcaaaataagaaaaatgtaGGAATCTGCATAATTTCATCGTCATATCAAACCATTTACATGTGTtgaggaaataaataaattagattcAACAAACTCACATACGTGTTTATAGGTCACAATCCCTCGTTTTTAATGTATATTAAAGCACTAAACACTATGTGTGTCTCCATTTGCTCTATAGATCTTGCTAACCAAATATAGTTCCTCAAATAAAGTTtatttactactccatatatTGGCCTCTATATTAGGTTCCATTAAAATTTCAGTTGCTATTTCATCCAggtaacataaaaaaaaataggaaataaaaagtggtccaaaaatggtaaattaAAGTTCCTCATTAAATGCTtgtatagtactagtactatacatttttattccttttttttagtttaagaAAAAGGAGATGGTAAGGACATTTATGCTAGCTGGCCTCAATTTATTgtcaataaaaaagaaagatgaAAGAGGATTGGTTGGAGTTGAAATTGGAATGTTGAATGAAGATTATTAGCTAAACAAATGCTCTGTTGTTTTACTTCTCGAGGATGGCAACATTGATTGTTTACTTCAATTAATGATGTTGTTTTCTGTAAAGATTATGCTAATGACACCGTCTGTCCCCTAACCCTAATCCATGCTCACACTTTTGTGTAACCACAATAATGAAACATAGTTTGAAAATGAATACTAGTACGTACATGGCAAATGCTTCAATTCATATACTTTTAAATACCCATGTTTTCTTACATAATTAGTAGATTTCAAGTTTCCTGACAGAAACCGCGAGTGTAATatcattcaaaattttaaagaaattgaataacccaaaatttgaacaaattttgtgattttataCACAATTAATCAAGATTTGAACCCAAAAtagttttctaattttattgagGTTAGTTTCGATTAATCAATTAGGCTAACTAGTAACTGATGAGCTACTGGTGCAATTACGGTTATGATTTTTAGTTGAGGAGTCTGTCGTGGCATACCCAGTGGAGACAGTTGTTGAGTCCCTTAACACCATTTATTGGCCCACAAATTAATAagtatgcatatatatatatatagctaaTTTATTTGGGGCCGAATTATTCAATTCTTCAAACAAAACTATAACTAGTTGCTATCTTGGGACCAAGAGATGACCCAGGAATCTAACTCATTACTATTTTATCTACCTTTTCCAATAAACAGAAAACAAAACTAATACCAACCTATTTAATTCCATCCGTGCAGACTATCGGATAAGCGTTATGCAACCAAACATAATATATTAGCAATGCTAAATGTAAATTATTATGAAACCGTTTCAATCTTTAATCCACACCCACCGTCTTCATTTTTAATTGCGTGAAATCATCTTTCTGATACAAATTATACACAGGGTGTTTACTTTGAACCATAAATTATCTCATTATTAACAACATATAAAGTCCATGTAttttaaacattacataatcaAACTTGAATTTGTTAGAATATTAAATTACTATGCTGtcacccaaaataaaaatttgacaTGTTTTGAGATTCATGGGGCTGAACTGACTGGCTGGAGATAGTAAGATTTCCAGATCTATTTAAGGTAACATAAACAACAAAAGCAAAGTCAATTTGACATGACCCAAATGTATCCAACTTCATTTCATAATCACCAGTAACGCTTGACACCTAATTACCTTAGGTTCCCgtgactaattatcatatgataatctatttagagcatccacaatagcgcctagcgcaccgcctagccgagcgccggcgctaggctgtgcgctaggcgatctattgcaaccgcctagcggatttcgcgataaaataccgcctagcgctcggcggttccgcggcgctaggcgatccgctaggcgctattgcagcgtccggatcgcctagcgcactgCCTAgcgcaaatttttttttttatttattccgaaacactatatatacgccacttgcctgtcattttcattcgcaccacttgtattaacgagtactctctctatctaaatttctgtacaagatcaacaacggtaaatggatctaaacaacgagcctacttcagggagtagcggatctcaaactcccccaatccccgtgggaggtggatggagtcagatgcacccgagtcagatgcacccatactacaacatgaacccgtggcagcagatgatgcccgggataccagcgggggggagtccgccgggggagtttccggcgatgtcggggtgggcacccagtgtccagatgccggggtgggcacccggaatgcagatgatgcccgggggagtaccagcgacgcaggggacgccaggggacgtctatcgccccagtgttgatttttcgactggttcgtcgcacacatcgacgccaacggaggctgcgcctccggcccagtttgacactttctccttcgatgacttggggatagatctTTCCGGTAttccggatgctcccgttcaaacggggggcgcagggcggggtcggggcgccccaaagaagaaaggcaaggggaaaagggtcggcgattcctcgcagccgggtgaggacgacaacgcggtacggaggaggtggacggacgcagagaacgtcgcgctgtccaaggcgtgggtgagtgtttgcgacgatcctctcgtttcgaacaaccagaggatcatcaacttgtggggcaagatagcagcagcctaccagaggttttgcccggaggggaggccacgcaatggggaagattgccggaaggcgtgggaccgaatcagggttgcggtctcccgattttcgggcttgtacaccaacgccctccgcatgatgagcagtgggcaaactgaggacgactgcaggaggatagcggagaaagccttccccctgaagggggtgtacaaggacttcacctactggaactgctatcttgtgctgaacaactccgagaagttccgagtaggtgtcgactctggctggccgaagaagcaacggctgaactattccggtgatttcagcggcagtagcggtggttcccacgacctccctgagacggcccaggaggtcccgacccctcgttcgtttgctcgccgtactcgcccggttgggcacaggcgggctcaacgggaggcgatgggggtcgccgggggGGGAGGTctagtcggcatccccccttggccaatccacagcggatctcaaattcttcgcgcgtcaacaaacgcgcgctcagatggtcaagacgatggccgaatggcgggcggcggtggaccccgtggagaagagtttgcttcaaacattgctcctgagcatgcaggaggatttggaggcggcacggagggaagctgccgggagtagaggcggcggcgacggaggcggaggcgatggtggcgacagcgacggaggagacgacgacggcgacgaggagtgaattattgtactttttaaaaaattattgtacttttttttatttattgtaatatttttaaattattgtactttttaaatttttaatagtattattaatgtttcccgtatatgtctcgtaaattaaattccgtatattgtgtcattgttaattatttcattttatataattgttattagtgatgtggctattgatgtggctgggctatttatgatgtggctaggctatggctgggctatttatgatgtggcaggaggatttttagtgctgatgatgtggcagtggctaggctatggctgggctattgctgggctattcctattgtggatggccttacgattgagttgtgaaattaatttaattgagaGGGGTGACAATGAttaattatcacataattatccatctagtattaaattgtgagattcaatcttataaatcaaacacaatatatatttaattacgAGATAGTATAAGCTTGCAAACCGAACAACTCCTTAATAAATGGAATATCAAAGAAAGAAATCACATATTGGCATGGATAGGTGGTTATAATTTCATACCATAAAATAAAACAGTCTGGACAAGGAAGATAATGTGAATGATCACTATttttaagaagaataaagttaGAAATTAGAGGAGAAACATCACAAAGAGAGAGCCCAGATACAAATATTTCATTCAGTTGCCATATTCGATTGTTGGAGGCCCATTAATTCATAACTGCCTGAGGCCCAGTCCACTACAACTAACCATTTCATAACTTATAGTTGGAGTACTGTAAATCTCATTGCCTTTAGcagataatatcaaattaaactaaaactaaaataaGTAAGTGGAGTATATGACATTGAACCGAATATAGAATATGAAGAAATTGAACACCTCGTGTAAAATGTAAATACCGTAATCACTGCCGATTAATTTTAATAC from Salvia splendens isolate huo1 chromosome 4, SspV2, whole genome shotgun sequence encodes the following:
- the LOC121798461 gene encoding uncharacterized protein LOC121798461 codes for the protein MKMRNKGKVHPFTSSSSSPPSNTDDAFPLLKLLPAAILTLVSFLSLEEREVLAYMLTRSLQSTNKKPPSKKQCRHNSPPLFDCDCFHCYTSFWFRWDSSPNRELIHQAIEAFDDHLNSGESLNNSPKTKRRDKFARRNKPPIPSPPHNQEIPISSAAPPPDAAADVDELAPGLSGEKEKEMEEDCKDAAPPSPAARTHKGLARKVLPDVMGIFSSRLWSLWSPNV